The genome window GTCAGTTATTGGTTGCTGATAGCCATCTTCAGATTTCCTCTTCCGACGGCGTTGCTGAAAAAAAGATTTCAGAAGGGCACTACTCTCTTCTGCCAAGACACCACTCACCAATTCAACGCGATGATTCAAGCGTTCATCTTGTAGAATGTTGTAGAGTGTTCCAGCTGCCCCGGATTTCGGGTCTGTCGTGGCATAAACGACCCTTGGAATGCGTGCTAACACGATTGCGCCGGCACACATTGAGCAGGGCTCTAATGTCACATACAAAGTTGTGTCAACAAATCGCCAGTTCCCGATTTCTTTGGCTGCTGCCTGTATCGCGAGCATTTCTGCGTGAGCGATGGGGTTACCGTGCTGTTCACGCAGATTATGCGCTTCAGCGATCAAAGTATTTTCTTTAATTAGCATCGCGGCGACAGGCACTTCGCCTTTTTCTCCCGCCTGCCGTGCTAATTCGATTGCCTGTCCCATCCAGAAAAGATCACGATTCAAATTGTGAGTGATTCGCGAGCAATTTGTCTTTGCTTTATACTTTCTGCCCGACATAAACTTTGAAAGCGCCTGAGAGGACTCGAACCCCCGACCTGCTGATCCGTAGTCAGCTGCTCTAATCCGCTGAGCTACAGGCGCGTATTTTAAGAGTTTTCAGTGAAATGAATACCTATTAGAACGGAGAGGGTGGGATTCGAACCCACGATGGCTTACGCCATAACTGCTTAGCAGGCAGTCCAGTTCAACCACTCCTGCACCTCTCCTCATGGTGATGACGGTAAAATTCAAACCCACGATAGCTCGCGCCATAACGCCCCGTATCAAAAGACAAGACCCCCGCTTTCCTCCACGCAGCCATACCTATAAAATATAATGGCGGTGGGAGTAGGATTCGAACCCACGATGGCTTGCGCCATAACGCCCCGTATCAAAAGACAAGACCGCCGCTTTCGGCCATGCCACCCGTTTCATTTATATCTATAATGGCGGTGGGAGTAGGATTCGAACCCACGATGGCTTGCGCCATAACGGTTTTCAAGACCGCCGCTTTCGTCCACTCAGCCATCCCACCTAACGTTCTGATTCTTCACGTAGAATCTTATATATTATACTCTATTTGGGCAAGGTTGTCAAGTTAAATTAAGTAGCAATTATTTTTCCGAGTGCATCGAAAAATCAAAAGACGAAAACCAAACTGTTAAGATGCCAGACGGTGCAAGCAAAGACGGGAATACTTTGCTGAATTCCCGTCCATTGGTACACTGATATATTTAGAGTGAACTGGCGAAGTTAGCAAACCTCGCCCATTTGTTAGAGATTCATCCGCTAAACCTCTCCATTCCATTCCAGCGGTTGATTTTGCAAATAGGGGAGAAGCATGCCCTGCAGCCGTTGATGCGCGTGATGCAAGTGCGCTTTAATTGTCCCTTCCGACCTATTTAAGAGCACTGCGATCTCTTTAATCGCGAGTTCCCTCCGGTGGCGCAGATTAAAGACACGCCGTTGGCCTGGGGGCAGCTTCCGGACCGCTTTGCGAATAATACGTCCGAGTTCCTCAGATTCGGTGAGCATCTCCGGTGACGGATGTGAGTTCAGCATTCTCAAGACATCGTCGGCATCATAAGATAATTCCTCAAACGTAAGAACTTTAACACGATTTCGCTGACGCTGGAAATCTATGCTGCAATTGATGGCAATCCGGTAAACCCAACTATAGAACGTGGAATCACCTTTGAAATTAGGGAGTGCCTTAAACGCCTTTAAAAATACCTCTTGACACAAGTCTTTTGCTGTTTCTCGATCACGCACACGTCGATACAAGAAATTATATATTTTCTTCTGATACTTGAGAATAAGAGGATTGAAAGCTTCTGTATCCCCGTTTTGGAACCGCTGAATAAGTTCATCCTCACTAATCTGCTCAAGATTTGGGTCTGTGTATTCTACATCTGTGTGCGAAGTGCCGAATCGTATAGCATCAGTCATCTGTATTTTCTCCATGGGGAACAAAGTTAAGGTTGAAAACCCTCAGTTCATAATGTCTATTGAAAAGCGAAATGCTCCAAGATTTACACACCCTAAGCACTAAAAAGTTCCGATTTTCATATATTAGACATCTTAAATACGATTTTTGTTCGTTTAAAATTTCAATTCCAAAGCTGCTTGTCATTTTTCTCCCGTCCAGAAACGTACAACGCTGTATATAACGTGAGTTTGATAAAAGTGAAATGTCGGGTTTCGCTACCGCTATTTCGGCAGAAAATGCCTTAAAAAACGACCTATTTGTCCAAATTATAGGGTTTTTCATGTGTATTTACCGCTCTACCCGACCTACGATTTTATTTTCAAGCTCACGCTGTATATACGTTGACCTGCCTATCCTTTTGGGTTATACTGATAACAATATCAGTTTGTATAATCTCTCGTAGTCCCAATGTAATACCATTTCTAAAAGTTTATCTCGCATTAACCGAACCCACTCACGTCACACCCAGTAGGTGCGGTTTCTAACCGCACCGAGCAG of Candidatus Poribacteria bacterium contains these proteins:
- the tadA gene encoding tRNA adenosine(34) deaminase TadA, which codes for MNRDLFWMGQAIELARQAGEKGEVPVAAMLIKENTLIAEAHNLREQHGNPIAHAEMLAIQAAAKEIGNWRFVDTTLYVTLEPCSMCAGAIVLARIPRVVYATTDPKSGAAGTLYNILQDERLNHRVELVSGVLAEESSALLKSFFQQRRRKRKSEDGYQQPITDNR
- a CDS encoding sigma-70 family RNA polymerase sigma factor, with amino-acid sequence MTDAIRFGTSHTDVEYTDPNLEQISEDELIQRFQNGDTEAFNPLILKYQKKIYNFLYRRVRDRETAKDLCQEVFLKAFKALPNFKGDSTFYSWVYRIAINCSIDFQRQRNRVKVLTFEELSYDADDVLRMLNSHPSPEMLTESEELGRIIRKAVRKLPPGQRRVFNLRHRRELAIKEIAVLLNRSEGTIKAHLHHAHQRLQGMLLPYLQNQPLEWNGEV